AACTTATTACAATAACTTTGAAGGATAATGCTGGTGTGACTGCACTCAGGGCATATTAGGCAGTACACATCAATTAGGAGAACAATTTAGTAATTTCCTCTACAGCCTTACTTTACAGTGTTTCTCTTATAATTTTACTGGCccaaaaataacaccaaatatCCATTAATTTGGAAATCAATAGCATTTGGGAGCCTCTGTGCATCACAGTTTGGAAACATGAGACTAACCAatttattgttatgtttttaGTATTGTTTTATCCGTTTGACTCATTTTGTATTGCTTTGTCTGTTTCAAGTTTCTCTCTTTTGGCTCCCTTGGCGAAAGAGATTTTCAACCTTGTTAGGACATGCTGtacctggttaaataaatatcaaaaggaaaaagataTAATCTGAAATCTAAGATGACATTCAATCACTGAATGCTGTTTTGTTAAGCAGATCCTACTGCCGACACTGATCCCACGATCCTCCAAAGGCAGAAATAATCCTTTTGTTAACTTTAACCTGAGTGGGCGAGGCCAAAGAATGTCAAAAAACATGCAGGAATTCATTCACCCGCGCTCCAAAACCTCCCTTGGTTCAAGTAGATAAGAGATCTGGGGACGAATCATGTTTGTAGTCTTTGCTTCCGTACAGAACACCTTCAATAGTATTTATATTGGTTACGTTCtcactcatttattcatgtttttcctttattttgtcACCTGGTTGCACCTCGCTTGCTAGTCTATGAAAACATGCAGGCAAGCCATGTCGAGTTCACATAGCTGACATGCCAAGCTCAAACTACCACTGCAAACTAATCACTCAGCTAGTTCCTTAGCTGCTGGTCTCAAGACAAgaagttttttttcaattgtaaatatttttaattttaccaATGAGTCCACTTCTACCCTAGATAAAAAAGCtgaatatatattgataatataactgctctaactgtgtgtgtttttgtttggtttcagGTCAAAGTTGTTCAGAAGAATGTACAGGATGGAGCTCCAGGCAACACCGCAGAGGTAGATCAAATAATATTCAGAAATCTTTGTCTCTCTGAATGGGACAGAAAATCATTCAATCATTCAAAAGCTATTATTAACCTTGCTCCAACTCAGTCTGTGTCGGTATGTTTTTTCTCACTATGTTACAGGATTACAAAAAGGTCTGTTTCAGTCACCTGACCCCTCccttcctactcctcctccctGAAAACAACCATCTTGTTGTCATTTACAGAGTTTGTCTCCAGGGAGTCCACTCAGCTCCCAGGAGACACTGTTTGTTGCATCTgcaatgttttttcccccccgcACTCTTTGACACAGATCCCTCCCCCACACCTCCACACCCCTGCAcggtgtttgtgtgcttgtccTTAACATGTAAGATGAGCTGAGATTAGGCAGCAATGTGCCCAGACTTGTTTCCCTGTTTCCCTTTTCAGCGTGTCTGTGGAAGGACAGGACACTTGtacttctgtaaaaacagaagaaatgagCTGTACTCTCAAACTCCCTTTTACCAtcacttcctccttttttgatttgaacataaactgtataaaaacacTGGTTTCACACATGACAATTAAAAGAAACTTGGTCTTCATGTATGAATTTAAAgctgtattatttatttctcaGAATGAAGCTGGAAATAGGACCTTATTTGACCAGCTGGAGGACTTCCGTATTGACTCAAAGTCTGAAGGCAGTCAGGTCGGTTTCAAAGCAAAATATATCATCATattcaaataattaattagAAACAGTTTGTATACTAATGATAAACATGCAATCGTGGTCTCTTTTAGGAAGTGGAGGATCTTATGGATTGGTGGAACACAGTGGAGGGTAagttacacatacagtaaaacatttaggttttaaaaaataaatgtgtatatgttacttttgttttgtttgttcattaaCAATTTACACTATAAGGgaaaaagtatgtggacacctgTGTCAATAACATgacaacacacacctgtacacaaaTCCATAAAGAAATGGTTTTCCCAGTTTGTTTAGGAAGAACTTGACTGGCCTTTACAaagccctgacctcaaccccaacCAACAACTTTAGGATGAACTGAATTGCTGCCTTCAAGACTAAAATCAGCCATCATAGACCGATCTCTCTAACGccctgaatgggagcaaatttagaattgaaatgttttagaAAAACTTCTCACAAGAATTGAGGCTGTTATATTGGCAGATTAATGCTTATGGTTTGAGAAAGAGATATTCAgatgtccacatacttttgtcCATTAATGTATGTATTACAATGAGAAAGCTGTCAATCATTTTTTCATACCTCTTTCTTACTCAGGCTGGGAAGAAACTCCTCAGAATGACgacatgacagaaaaagaagaggctAAGTAAGTGAAGTTTTGAAATGCTACACCCAATAAATCTTTTCTTTGGTTTCCTAAAGGTTCAGTCCACCCAAATCAATTTGAAAAAACAGATTCTCTCACTTCGCTTTGTcagtattttcagttttatgtgCCCAAGTTTTAAGAAATCTACCCCCGCCCCAATACAATGGATGTGAATGAAAGTTTGCTtctaaaaatgcagaaaaatgttgtttgagGAAATCAGCAACAATTACTATTTGGATAATCGAACCAAAGCTGGATATTTCAAAACCTggacaaatacaacaaaactgtCAGCATGGTTAGATACCGCTTATGGCAGGATGCTTGTGCTTAGTGAATTTATCCTAGAGTGACCTCTAGGGAGAACTACGCTGGCCGTGAAAGGCTCTCCTTAGAGCCGGTGTTTGGTTTGTTGGGTCTGGGCTGCAGTAGAAACACATCAGGCCCCATGGAAGACGATCCGCTCCCTAAGTAGATACAACAGGGTCACTCTAAGCAAAGAAAACGAAATGATTCTCATTTCCAGGGGATTATACAGTAATGAAAACATCCTTaagaatattatattccatttctaccAATAGATCcccctaaatcttacacactggttcTCATCACCAATGAATAATTACACATATGAACTTTCTCTTCCCAGGGCGTTTGCTGTGACGGCAGATAAGGTGCAGAAGGGAATTCGTGTATTCAACAAGCTCTTCTCAGAGCGCGCTGAGAGCCTGTGGCAGCACGTCATCGACCTTAACAGCATGGCAGATGCCCTGGACAAGTTCAACAAGAACACAAAAATCGCTCAAATCACAGGGGGCTCAACCAGCGCTATCGGAGGCGTGGCCACCATCGCTGGTCTAGCTCTGGCCCCTATCACCTTTGGAACATCCTTGATTGTGACGGCAGTGGGTCTGGGTGTGGCCACGGCGGGCGGTCTGACCTCAGCGGGTGCCGGTATCTCGAACCAGGTCAACAACTCAATGGACCGTAAAAAGGTGGAGAAGATCGTGGAGGACTACCAGGAGAAGATGGTCGACCTCAACAAGTGCCTGAAATTCATCAAGCAGGGAATCGAAAACCTGCGCAGGTTTGACCTGATCAAGATGAAGAACCACGCCTACAACCGAGACTTCCCCGTGCTCAGCAGTAGTTTTTATGAGGATGGCGCCATGGCAGGGAAGGCTATCCTCATCAACGCCAATGAGATCATGCGTGTGGTGCAGATTGCCAACGTGGCAGGCAGCACGGCAGCCAGGGCAGTCCAGATCGCCAGTATGGCTACAGGCGTGCTCACCGGACTCTTCGTGGGTATGGACATCTACTTTGTGGCCAAAGACTCCAAAGAACTCAAGAAAGGCGCAAAGTCAGAGTTTGCCGGCAAGATCAGGGAGGTGGCTACGCAGCTGCACGACGGTCTGGTGGAACTCAACAGCCTACGAGAGGAGCTGCAGGACACATCCAGGCCACAAGACGACGCAGAAGATGAAAAAGCTCCTGTAGTCagtgagaggaagaaggaagatgaGAATCAAGACAGTTCAGAAGATGAAATCGACCGCATTAAAAAAGCCATAAAGAAGGACTACGAGAACCGAGAGTATGTTTGACCTGGAAAAGGGCTTAAACTTTACTTTATTATCAAGGTTGTAAATAGAGGCATTATCACTGTCCCAGTTCCTCATGCTTTTGAAAGTACCAaaaactttctttcttctggGTTCCTGACTTCTTGGATCTAAACAACATTTACACTAAAGGGGGATGAACTGAGATTTTGTGGTAGATAAAGTTTAAAATCTACATCTCTGGCAATTGTGCCAATGTGTAAAACTGCCATGTTGATTTATgtaactatataatatatttggaGAGTAAGATTTTAGACAGATTAAAGAAATAGGCTGGACTTTATAATTTAGACTTTAACGTGTTGCTTAGAGTTTCAGCAAAGTGTACTGGTAAGGATTTATACTGAACAGATGTAGAGATTGTGCCTAATTCATATGGATGATCGTCTCTTTATTAATGATTATGCAGTTAAATATAAGTCTGTTTccagttcttgtttttttgggtttcaTGTCTGCTACTCAAACCGTTCCTGAACATCATCTGTTTCAGGTTAGCATGTTAAAACTGTCACATGATACAGTTTAGAAGTCCTGATTAGCTGGGTGGTTTCGGCCTTTTTTCAATGAATTACAGTAATACACTttcttttaaagctgcagtgcaaCTATAggtagatgtttttttgtttgttttttaacaaaggagccaataaaatgacaacattttaatgtgaaaactTGAAGTCCCTCCTTAGTTTTTAGTAGCCATAGTTTCATACTATTGATCAAAGAAATTGGGTTACACCATGAAAACATGTTGAATATCTAGGTTTCTAACAACTTTACCTTTATTAATTTTTGGTAAAGTGTAATAGACTATTAGGTAACATCTGTACTGCCAAAACCAACTAACTGTAAACAGGATGCCATGAACTGTAACGTAACTACCAAAAATAATTTTAGGGGGACAAGTGtttattaaacataaacatttgttaaaataaacattactttgtttcatttacacatgcaaacaaagaGAAATTAGTGTGTCAGAGCTAGTTTTGAATGAGTGCAAGATATCTGATTACGCTAACTTAACCATCGCTACTAGACTGAATGTCATTGACGTTAGTTTGTTATCTCAGGtacattgtgtatttttatttcctccagttacatcatttataaacaacattttgatcAATTGACAGGTCAGATGAGTCAAC
This genomic interval from Scomber scombrus chromosome 11, fScoSco1.1, whole genome shotgun sequence contains the following:
- the apol1 gene encoding apolipoprotein L1 — translated: MSCTLKLPFTITSSFFDLNINCIKTLVSHMTIKRNLVFMYEFKAVLFISQNEAGNRTLFDQLEDFRIDSKSEGSQEVEDLMDWWNTVEGWEETPQNDDMTEKEEAKAFAVTADKVQKGIRVFNKLFSERAESLWQHVIDLNSMADALDKFNKNTKIAQITGGSTSAIGGVATIAGLALAPITFGTSLIVTAVGLGVATAGGLTSAGAGISNQVNNSMDRKKVEKIVEDYQEKMVDLNKCLKFIKQGIENLRRFDLIKMKNHAYNRDFPVLSSSFYEDGAMAGKAILINANEIMRVVQIANVAGSTAARAVQIASMATGVLTGLFVGMDIYFVAKDSKELKKGAKSEFAGKIREVATQLHDGLVELNSLREELQDTSRPQDDAEDEKAPVVSERKKEDENQDSSEDEIDRIKKAIKKDYENREYV